A DNA window from Arachis duranensis cultivar V14167 chromosome 3, aradu.V14167.gnm2.J7QH, whole genome shotgun sequence contains the following coding sequences:
- the LOC107481928 gene encoding E3 ubiquitin-protein ligase MPSR1-like, whose protein sequence is MEGLVKKGKNSAKPSLSPEGYLSPPLAWQFPSSTLLFRSQTKTLDLSQNQDNDQTGERTTDAPNRERIILVNPFTQSMVVIDGASSLEALFRDMAVNNSSKAGRPPATKESIDAMPSFVIKEGEVEIGECVVCLEDFGVGALVKEMPCKHRFHPNCIEKWLGMHGTCPVCMYEMPVEEKDEGKKRDSEGEEEQEGGERERRKTAAKNLEF, encoded by the exons atggaAGGACTCgtcaaaaagggtaaaaattCTGCAAAGCCTTCCCTTTCTCCCGAAGGGTATCTCTCTCCTCCTTTAGCTTGGCAATTTCCTTCCTCAACTCTCCTTTTCAGA TCCCAAACCAAAACTCTAGATTTATCGCAAAATCAAGATAACGACCAAACGGGAGAAAGGACTACCGATGCTCCCAACCGAGAGAGGATCATACTAGTGAACCCCTTCACACAAAGCATGGTTGTCATCGACGGCGCTTCAAGCCTCGAAGCTCTGTTTCGCGACATGGCCGTTAACAACAGCAGCAAAGCCGGAAGACCTCCAGCTACGAAGGAATCCATTGACGCCATGCCGAGCTTTGTAATCAAAGAAGGTGAAGTTGAAATAGGAGAGTGTGTTGTGTGTTTGGAGGATTTTGGTGTTGGTGCTTTGGTTAAGGAGATGCCATGTAAGCACAGGTTTCATCCGAATTGCATTGAGAAGTGGCTTGGGATGCATGGAACTTGCCCTGTTTGTATGTACGAGATGCCGGTTGAGGAAAAAGATGaaggaaagaagagggatagtgaaggagaagaagaacaagaaggaggagaaagagagaggagaaagaCAGCGGCGAAGAATCTAGAGTTTTAG
- the LOC107482008 gene encoding uncharacterized protein LOC107482008 gives MTSRSGGSSSRAGGGTKVGKYEMGRTLGEGNFAKVKFARNLETGENVAIKILDKEKVLKHKMINQIKREISTMKLVRHPNIIRLHEVMASKTKIYIVLELVTGGELFDKIASQGRLKEDEARKYFQQLICAVDYCHSRGVCHRDLKPENLLLSADGALKVSDFGLSALPQQVREDGLLHTTCGTPNYVAPEVIKNKGYDGAKADLWSCGVILFVLMAGYLPFEDSNLMNLYKKIFNAQYDCPPWFSSSAKKLIKKILDPNPATRITIPELIENEWFKKGYKPPRFEQEDVSLDDINAIFSEAMDAHNLVVERREEESVAPVTMNAFELISTSQGLNLRNLFQKQMGLVKRETRFTSKCSANEIISKIEQAAGPLGFDVKKNNTKLKIQGEKSGRKGHLAVATEILEVAPQLNMVELRKCGGDTLEFHKFYKNLSVGLKDIIWKAEPIDEDLDADTVEREREMREEVISSGGTVDPTPAASSAGASSAAVPMNVGSIDGSSHGQGSKAASLSCVGSQQPWTSLSTSAVGSGSSRASCRPWERGDLLRRLATFVPSNWLGKPQIINSLACAQKGWMSVGVDKVSCESCGACLNFTSSSSWTSAEAQSASESFARQLDFGHKVNCAWRGNSCPESLVQFPPTPQSALIGGYKDRCDGLVQFTCLPVVAISAIDLMCVTRGPQIERFLSQLQNFVSGEANFKQEIISELENSHEEAHCLFSRSQKLISLCGWEPRWLLNVQDCEEHSAQSERNGHSFGKNQLHRTQDPGLKAVSACAKRDARKGKASLKESRFDCRSPLLDCSLCGATVRILDFLTVPRPARFAPNANSIDIPDTSKKIGLTRGVSAASGISGWVAADDAEKDQVEDRDEVATTNEGKLLANSDLDLNLTMAGGFSFTPFGRTATSENTHDEDMGRDLMIGQPSGSEIGDRAASYESRGPSSRKRNLEKGGSSDDRPVPRLQQQADSVEGTVIDRDGDEVTDGGQYSAGPSKRARDSDIFDTHSSPHQRDSSGAGPSHSMGFDAYASGTRVSSLHQGNDRIIGIQSARDSTRASSVIAMDTVCHSVNDDSMESVENYPGDLDDAHFPSSSTHGNVDMNETSELNNSNLAQQSTCFQTATEAVPGEVGVSSTNYGEELFNAETVTAPARDGISFGISGGSVGMCASHEAEIHGADISVHRADSVVGEMEHRVEDAENQGQTDESVPDPGLMDEIVPDDINREGPVGDSQEMMSHSAGRADSGSKIGCSTKAESVESGEKISQNRNLPPATSSHPSHSCNANIYSACENTKEEIIKDSKSSFTNKSGLEPDFALANGIGPPKGESNYEGGVEFDPIAHHNQYCPWVNGNVAAAGCANSVPSTSSDAIALCGWQLTLDALDALRSLGHNAIPTVQSESAASLYKQNDQQAPSQKLLRNQSMSRSHGQL, from the exons atgacgTCACGTAGCGGCGGCAGCAGCAGCCGTGCTGGTGGCGGGACGAAGGTGGGGAAATACGAGATGGGTCGGACACTTGGAGAGGGAAACTTCGCAAAGGTGAAGTTCGCCAGGAACTTGGAGACAGGGGAGAACGTGGCCATCAAGATCCTTGACAAAGAGAAAGTTCTCAAGCACAAGATGATAAACCAG ATAAAACGAGAAATATCCACAATGAAACTGGTTAGACACCCCAATATCATACGTTTGCATGAG GTGATGGCTAGCAAGACAAAGATATACATTGTGTTGGAACTTGTGACCGGCGGGGAACTGTTTGATAAAATT GCAAGCCAAGGGAGGCTGAAAGAAGACGAAGCAAGGAAATATTTTCAGCAGCTTATATGTGCTGTCGATTACTGTCACAGTAGAGGTGTTTGCCACAGAGACTTGAAG CCTGAGAATTTGTTGCTGAGTGCTGATGGAGCGCTTAAAGTGTCGGATTTTGGATTGAGTGCACTGCCGCAACAAGTTCGA GAAGATGGGCTGCTTCACACAACATGTGGTACGCCAAATTATGTTGCCCCAGAG GTGATAAAAAATAAAGGCTATGATGGTGCAAAGGCTGATCTCTGGTCATGTGGTGTTATTCTCTTTGTTTTAATGGCTGGTTATTTGCCCTTTGAAGACAGCAACCTtatgaatttatataaaaag ATTTTCAATGCTCAGTACGATTGTCCTCCATGGTTTTCTTCAAGTGCCAAAAAACTAATCAAGAAAATCCTCGATCCCAATCCTGCTACG CGGATTACAATTCCTGAGTTAATTGAGAACGAGTGGTTCAAGAAGGGGTACAAGCCTCCTCGATTTGAGCAGGAAGATGTCAGTCTTGATGATATAAATGCTATATTCAGTGAAGCAATG GATGCACACAATCTTGTTGTGGAAAGGCGAGAAGAGGAGTCAGTGGCTCCTGTGACTATGAATGCATTTGAGCTTATCTCTACATCCCAGGGACTCAACCTCAGAAATCTTTTCCAGAAGCAGATG GGACTTGTTAAAAGGGAGACAAGATTCACATCCAAATGTTCAGCAAATGAGATAATCTCAAAAATTGAGCAGGCTGCAGGTCCTCTGGGTTTTGATGTTAAGAAGAACAACACTAAG TTGAAGATTCAAGGGGAAAAAAGTGGACGAAAAGGTCATCTAGCAGTAGCAACTGAG ATCTTGGAGGTGGCCCCTCAACTTAACATGGTTGAGCTTCGAAAATGTGGAGGAGACACATTGGAATTTCATAAG TTCTATAAGAATCTATCTGTTGGCCTGAAAGACATCATTTGGAAAGCAGAACCTATTGATGAAGATTTGGATG CAGATACAG ttgagagagagagagagatgagagaagAAGTTATTAGCTCCGGCGGCACCGTTGATCCCACACCTGCTGCCAG TTCTGCTGGCGCATCGTCTGCAGCTGTTCCAATGAATGTTGGCAGCATAGATGGGTCAAGTCATGGACAAGGCTCTAAAGCTGCTTCTCTCTCATGTGTTGGCTCTCAACAACCATGGACTTCCCTGAGCACAAGTGCTGTTGGCTCTGGTTCTTCAAGAGCTTCATGTAGACCCTGGGAGAGAGGGGATCTATTGAGGCGATTGGCTACATTTGTTCCTTCAAATTGGCTTGGAAAGCCTCAG ATCATCAATTCATTGGCTTGTGCTCAGAAAGGTTGGATGAGTGTTGGTGTAGACAAAGTTTCCTGTGAGTCATGTGGTGCTTGCCTGAATtttacatcatcatcatcttggaCATCAGCTGAAG CTCAAAGTGCCAGCGAATCCTTTGCCAGGCAACTGGATTTTGGGCACAAAGTGAATTGTGCCTGGAGAGGAAACAGCTGTCCAGAAAGCCTAGTACAGTTCCCTCCAACACCCCAATCTGCATTAATTGGTGGCTACAAGGATAGATGTGATGGACTTGTACAGTTTACCTGTCTCCCAGTTGTAGCAATCTCTGCAATTGATTTGATGTGTGTTACTCGAGGTCCACAGATTGAGCGATTTTTGTCCCAGCTTCAGAATTTTGTGTCAGGAGAAGCAAACTTTAAACAGGAGATTATATCAGAGCTTGAAAACTCTCATGAGGAGGCACACTGCTTATTTTCTCGT TCTCAAAAGCTTATAAGCCTTTGTGGTTGGGAACCCCGGTGGCTTTTAAATGTCCAGGATTGTGAAGAGCACTCTGCTCAATCCGAAAGGAATGGACATTCTTTTGGCAAGAATCAACTTCATCGTACTCAAGATCCAGGGCTGAAAGCAGTTTCTGCTTGTGCTAAAAGGGACGCCAGAAAGGGAAAGGCTTCTCTTAAGGAGTCTAGATTTGACTGTAGGTCCCCGTTGCTTGACTGTAGCTTATGTGGTGCTACGGTTAGAATTTTAGATTTCTTGACTGTTCCTCGTCCTGCTCGTTTTGCACCGAATGCCAACAGCATAGATATTCCTGATACCAGCAAAAAGATAGGATTGACTCGTGGAGTGAGTGCAGCTAGTGGAATAAGCGGTTGGGTTGCAGCTGATGATGCCGAGAAAGATCAGGTCGAAGACCGTGATGAAGTTGCAACAACAAATGAGGGTAAACTGTTGGCAAACTCTGATTTGGATTTGAATCTTACCATGGCTGGAGGGTTTTCTTTTACTCCTTTTGGAAGGACAGCAACATCTGAAAATACTCATGATGAAGATATGGGAAGGGATTTGATGATTGGCCAGCCTTCAGGCAGTGAGATTGGTGACCGCGCAGCTTCATATGAATCACGAGGGCCAAGCTCTCGTAAGAGAAATCTTGAAAAAGGGGGAAGCTCAGATGACAGGCCAGTTCCCAGGTTGCAGCAGCAGGCTGATAGTGTTGAAGGAACTGTGATTGATCGTGATGGTGATGAAGTCACAGATGGTGGACAATATTCAGCTGGTCCCTCAAAACGTGCCCGTGACTCTGATATTTTTGACACACATTCTTCACCACATCAAAGAGACTCATCTGGTGCTGGTCCTAGTCATTCGATGGGTTTTGATGCTTATGCTTCTGGTACTCGAGTTTCTTCATTGCATCAAGGTAATGACCGCATAATCGGAATCCAATCAGCTAGAGACTCAACCCGTGCATCTTCTGTCATTGCAATGGATACAGTATGTCATAGTGTAAATGATGATTCTATGGAAAGTGTTGAAAATTATCCTGGAGACCTTGATGATGCCCACTTCCCCTCCTCTAGCACCCATGGCAATGTGGACATGAATGAAACATCAGAACTGAATAATAGCAATCTAGCTCAACAGAGTACTTGTTTTCAAACAGCAACTGAAGCTGTCCCTGGTGAAGTGGGTGTCAGTAGTACAAACTATGGGGAAGAACTTTTCAATGCAGAAACTGTGACTGCTCCAGCACGAGATGGAATCAGTTTTGGAATTAGTGGAGGCAGTGTTGGAATGTGTGCTAGTCATGAAGCTGAAATCCACGGAGCAGATATATCTGTGCACAGAGCTGATAGTGTTGTTGGCGAAATGGAGCATAGAGTAGAAGATGCTGAAAATCAGGGACAAACTGATGAATCTGTTCCTGATCCAGGTCTAATGGAtgagattgtccctgatgataTTAACAGGGAAGGTCCTGTTGGAGATAGCCAGGAGATGATGTCTCACTCTGCAGGAAGGGCAGACAGTGGATCGAAAATTGGTTGTTCTACAAAGGCAGAATCTGTTGAAAGTGGTGAAAAGATTAGTCAAAACCGCAATCTACCACCTGCTACCAGTAGTCATCCATCTCATTCTTGCAATGCTAATATATATTCTGCTTGTGAAAATACCAAGGAAGAGATCATTAAGGATAGTAAATCATCGTTCACCAACAAAAGTGGCCTCGAACCAGATTTTGCTTTAGCAAATGGGATAG GGCCTCCAAAAGGAGAAAGTAATTATGAAGGTGGTGTAGAATTTGATCCTATTGCCCATCACAACCAATATTGCCCTTGGGTGAATGGCAATGTTGCTGCTGCTGGCTGTGCTAATTCTGTTCCAAGCACTAGCAGTGATGCAATTGCACTCTGCGGTTGGCAGCTGACGTTAGATGCTTTGGATGCTTTGCGGTCTCTTGGGCACAATGCAATTCCAACTGTACAATCTGAGTCTGCTGCATCCCTTTACAAG CAGAATGATCAGCAAGCACCTTCTCAAAAGCTCCTTCGCAACCAATCTATGAGCAGAAGTCATGGTCAACTCTGA